One window of Nostoc sp. C052 genomic DNA carries:
- a CDS encoding DUF29 domain-containing protein: protein MPNFYETDFYTWTQEQANFLRHHQWNQLDLPNLIEEIESLGRKERQELRNRLSVLIRHLLKWEYQPKERSRSWLATIRVQRREIIKLLSDNPSLKPYLEEALQESYENGRDLASGETNLPLSTFPQQCLYLFEEILSDRFYPGESTTDDLMN from the coding sequence ATGCCAAATTTCTATGAAACAGACTTCTACACTTGGACTCAAGAACAGGCTAACTTTCTGCGTCATCACCAATGGAACCAGCTTGACCTACCTAATTTAATTGAGGAAATTGAATCTTTGGGAAGAAAGGAACGCCAAGAATTGAGAAATCGCCTTAGTGTGTTAATTAGACATTTACTCAAATGGGAATATCAACCAAAGGAACGCAGCCGTAGTTGGTTAGCAACAATTAGAGTACAACGACGGGAAATTATCAAGTTGTTGAGCGACAATCCTAGTCTGAAACCTTACCTTGAAGAGGCACTCCAGGAATCTTATGAAAATGGTAGGGATTTAGCATCAGGAGAAACAAATTTGCCACTCTCAACTTTTCCCCAGCAATGTTTATATCTTTTTGAGGAAATTCTGAGCGATCGCTTTTATCCAGGTGAGTCTACCACAGATGATTTAATGAATTGA
- a CDS encoding phenylacetate--CoA ligase family protein, with translation MNRKSRQQQVIKAFEDFLSTPLETLLQRHLNTQTSAVLNLFHDVAANVPAYKAFLAEREINPATIQTLEEFQKLPAIAKQNYILRYPLADLCHNGQLEACDMIAASSGSSGKPTFWPRFFTDELQIATRFEQIFHDSFYTDTRRTLAVICFTLGTWVGGMFTTNCCRYLASKGYPITVITPGNNKEEILRVVQELGSEFEQVVLLGYPPFLKDVIDTGIARGVEWQQYQIKLVMAGEVFSEEWRSLVGERIGSQNPCYDFASLYGTADAGVLGNETPLSICIRRFLAINPDAARALFGESRLPTLVQYDPCNRFFEVQDGGLLFSGDNGIPLVRYDILDTGGIISYDAMLQFLAEWGFNPLENLRSDSQQSARGIHQLPFVYVFGRSNFTVSYFGANIYPENVTVGLEQPVIQEWVTGKFVLQVKEDADKNRFLSVVVELGAGVEGSEDRRVAIASSILSQLLRLNSEFANYVPAEYQTPQVTLASMGDAEYFPIGVKHRYTRK, from the coding sequence ATGAACCGGAAATCAAGACAACAGCAAGTAATTAAAGCATTTGAAGATTTTTTGTCTACCCCCCTAGAAACATTACTGCAACGGCATCTCAACACTCAAACTTCGGCAGTTTTGAATTTATTTCACGATGTAGCGGCTAATGTCCCTGCCTACAAGGCATTTTTAGCAGAAAGAGAAATTAATCCCGCCACTATTCAAACCTTAGAGGAGTTTCAAAAACTCCCAGCGATCGCTAAACAAAATTATATCCTGCGTTATCCCTTAGCTGACTTGTGCCACAACGGACAACTAGAAGCGTGCGACATGATAGCTGCTTCATCAGGTTCCAGTGGTAAACCGACATTTTGGCCTCGTTTTTTCACAGATGAACTCCAAATAGCCACACGCTTTGAACAGATTTTTCACGATAGTTTCTATACAGATACCAGACGCACTCTAGCAGTGATTTGTTTCACTTTAGGCACTTGGGTAGGTGGGATGTTTACCACTAATTGCTGTCGTTATCTTGCTAGCAAAGGTTATCCCATCACCGTAATTACTCCTGGTAACAATAAAGAAGAAATATTACGAGTTGTGCAGGAACTTGGTTCAGAATTTGAACAAGTGGTGTTATTGGGATACCCGCCATTTTTGAAAGATGTTATAGATACTGGTATCGCCCGTGGTGTAGAGTGGCAGCAATATCAGATTAAATTAGTGATGGCGGGAGAAGTATTTAGCGAAGAATGGCGGAGTTTAGTTGGGGAAAGAATTGGTTCACAAAATCCTTGCTATGATTTTGCATCACTCTACGGCACTGCGGATGCCGGAGTTCTGGGTAATGAAACACCTTTAAGTATCTGCATTCGCCGTTTTTTGGCAATAAATCCCGATGCTGCTAGAGCTTTATTTGGGGAATCGCGTTTACCCACACTAGTACAATACGATCCTTGCAATCGCTTTTTTGAAGTTCAAGACGGCGGATTGCTGTTTTCGGGAGATAACGGTATTCCCTTAGTGCGTTATGACATTTTAGATACTGGCGGGATAATTAGTTATGATGCCATGCTGCAATTTTTAGCTGAATGGGGATTTAACCCGCTTGAAAATCTCCGTTCTGATAGTCAACAATCAGCTAGAGGTATTCATCAGTTACCTTTTGTTTATGTCTTTGGCCGTTCTAACTTTACGGTTTCCTACTTTGGTGCAAATATCTATCCCGAAAATGTGACGGTGGGATTAGAACAACCAGTAATTCAAGAATGGGTAACGGGTAAATTTGTGTTGCAAGTGAAGGAAGATGCAGACAAGAATCGATTTTTATCTGTGGTTGTGGAGTTAGGAGCAGGGGTAGAGGGTAGTGAAGATCGAAGAGTTGCGATCGCATCTTCTATTCTTTCACAACTGCTACGGCTAAATAGTGAGTTTGCTAATTATGTTCCCGCAGAATATCAAACACCACAGGTTACGTTAGCTTCAATGGGGGATGCTGAATATTTTCCGATTGGGGTGAAACATCGTTATACGCGTAAATAG
- a CDS encoding ATP-binding protein: MKNILQTSISQEHNSTQSYNISSYNRLLSVVKDLACVRTIEEIIEIVRLAARDLTNADGVTFVLRDGECCHYVDENAIGPLWKGMRFPLKSCISGWAMLNKQAAVIEDIYQDARIPIDAYKVTFVKSLVMVPIRVSEPLGAIGAYWSTRHLATPEEIGLLEILTDTTAVAIANVQLFQKLTSQNALKDKFIAMLAHELRNPVAPISNGVQLLKLKLGETGAVGETVLMMQHQIKHLSKLIDELLDVSSITYGKISLNLEKVNLVELVRQSLNDHAQAIKRWNLNVVQDLPNTPVWAYVDSTRFFQVFGNLLDNALKFSKPDGTIWVDFSVIPSENGSGSVAALSVRDTGIGIDPTILPELFEPFTQADRSLDRSRGGLGLGLSVVKSLVELHGGHVQASSRGINLGAEFKVTLPVCEEITALDNNLEITEAAQKSLKILVIEDNEDSAVSLQAVLEYFGHEVSIAKNGILGVETARKLEPHVIICDIGLPEMDGFAVAQELSKDSKFNRSILIALTGYGGQEDRQLALKAGFKCHLTKPVDFEILTAEIDRYFDGVLSS, from the coding sequence ATGAAAAATATATTACAAACCTCCATCTCTCAAGAACACAATTCAACTCAAAGCTATAACATTTCGTCTTACAACAGGCTGCTTTCAGTCGTGAAGGATTTGGCGTGTGTGCGGACTATTGAGGAAATTATTGAGATTGTGCGTTTAGCAGCTCGCGATCTCACAAATGCGGATGGAGTCACTTTTGTACTGCGGGATGGTGAATGTTGTCACTATGTCGATGAAAATGCCATTGGGCCGCTTTGGAAAGGTATGCGTTTTCCCCTCAAGTCTTGCATCTCCGGTTGGGCAATGCTCAATAAACAAGCAGCCGTAATTGAGGACATTTACCAAGATGCGCGAATTCCTATCGATGCGTATAAAGTAACTTTTGTCAAGAGTTTAGTGATGGTTCCGATCAGGGTTTCTGAACCATTGGGTGCGATTGGAGCCTACTGGAGTACACGACACCTAGCCACACCCGAAGAAATCGGACTGCTTGAGATTTTGACAGATACTACAGCAGTTGCGATCGCCAACGTGCAACTTTTCCAGAAACTTACAAGCCAAAACGCCCTGAAAGACAAATTTATTGCGATGCTGGCTCACGAGTTGAGGAATCCTGTTGCTCCTATTTCCAACGGCGTTCAGCTACTCAAGTTAAAGCTGGGTGAGACTGGTGCAGTCGGGGAAACAGTTTTAATGATGCAGCACCAGATTAAGCACCTCTCGAAATTGATCGATGAGTTACTTGACGTATCGTCTATCACTTATGGGAAGATTTCATTAAACCTTGAGAAGGTTAATCTGGTGGAATTGGTTCGCCAAAGTCTCAATGACCATGCACAAGCAATCAAGAGATGGAATCTTAACGTAGTCCAAGACCTGCCAAACACGCCCGTGTGGGCTTATGTTGACTCCACTCGCTTCTTCCAAGTCTTTGGGAACCTTCTTGATAACGCCTTAAAATTCTCAAAGCCAGATGGGACGATCTGGGTTGATTTCTCAGTTATTCCAAGTGAAAATGGCTCAGGTAGTGTAGCGGCCTTATCTGTAAGAGATACAGGCATAGGGATAGACCCGACAATATTACCAGAACTTTTCGAGCCGTTTACCCAGGCCGATCGCAGCTTAGACCGTTCAAGGGGTGGACTAGGCTTGGGACTTTCGGTAGTAAAAAGTCTTGTGGAACTTCATGGTGGTCATGTTCAAGCATCAAGTAGAGGGATTAATCTGGGAGCAGAATTCAAAGTTACTCTCCCTGTATGTGAAGAGATTACAGCCTTGGACAACAACCTGGAGATTACAGAGGCGGCTCAAAAATCGTTGAAGATTTTAGTCATCGAAGATAACGAGGATTCAGCCGTATCATTACAAGCAGTACTTGAGTATTTTGGGCATGAAGTTTCCATTGCCAAAAATGGAATTTTAGGGGTAGAAACTGCCAGGAAGCTTGAGCCTCATGTGATTATTTGTGACATCGGACTACCTGAAATGGATGGATTCGCCGTTGCACAGGAACTAAGTAAAGATTCCAAATTTAATCGCTCAATTCTGATTGCACTCACCGGCTACGGTGGCCAAGAGGATCGGCAACTCGCGCTGAAAGCCGGTTTCAAATGCCACTTAACCAAGCCTGTAGACTTTGAAATACTTACAGCAGAAATTGATCGATACTTTGATGGAGTATTATCAAGTTGA
- a CDS encoding NACHT domain-containing protein, with protein MSRNIRGDESVLENVLSLVEALLQLSVEQDCESKLPLCVIWNADKLRITGYKSQQTKGNRSKTTEVGTKKEYLLKQIKDAGKTLKLPPQKAESNVSQEKRELDELQTALDWLKELGVREDQTSTKSQGYWKFTLALKHQTATIKENLEVVKQKCKEYQKANLKGISQEQTTDNSFYWQEICGAMLEKHKRLTTNELLFADDEMKFELEAIHVPLALVERNKPKKCSEDISAEQGSRLYEPSYEEKQRFEHQAFLEQIIRDGVGKTQGHRIALIGEPGAGKTTQLQTIAFWILNNNLGLPIWISLADLQGKSVENYLLQDWLKNALEVVRVKEEQENAFADLLKNNSVLLLLDAADEMSSLQPLTEISQQLTGWVKNARVVLTCRVNVWEANAGALENFETYRLLNFEYPQQVQEFIERWFQPRNLTPQPPLLIKERGSNKGEKLWQELDKAERQRIQDLVKNPLRLALLCSTWQGSDKGLPETKAGLYQQFVEEVYKWKENRFPTTEQQQEELNAALGRLAKRAIDRETSRFRLEHKFVREELGDPKQQNSLFWLALKLGWLNEVGLAAESPKEKVYAFYHTTFEEYFAALAVDDWHEFLNHVPDNPALGVYRIFAPQWKEVILLWLGREDVGKQKKEEFIQALVEFDDRFCKLYWFQAYFLAANGIAEFRNCSRADEIVAQIVQWAFGCFDSTKQGWQSFFPLEKKARTIIRDTDRSKVVIELVKLLHLCQDKEIRRQVANKNRNKFDEIILGRIALTLLDFSPENFEACKVLKELINNSDNYFVPPFWLNKLHFKGQVEAIRQHVFWDSRPIEISSEAFKEQNHSSREEEIIDLIYSLKNIEDSNPQKVETMLRLEKIITGNPEAISPIIEVIKRSLLSNEDFDRYLLYQALEYVKRIGSGNPELISILILIINKHGYYEDYAIKEHAIWALTAIGIGNENVFNFIINLIDNDGLVGFVSPVACLGIILRDNLFSLAVAKLSCYLQDSVCQNNRAFYFDCYWTLYHCAENMAYPAFYQAWHQQEKVKDGE; from the coding sequence ATGTCAAGAAATATTCGTGGAGATGAATCAGTTTTAGAGAATGTACTCAGTCTGGTAGAAGCATTACTGCAACTGTCGGTAGAGCAAGATTGTGAATCAAAACTTCCACTTTGCGTTATCTGGAATGCTGATAAGTTGCGAATTACCGGATATAAAAGCCAACAAACGAAAGGAAACAGAAGTAAAACAACTGAAGTTGGTACAAAAAAGGAATATTTACTCAAACAGATTAAAGATGCTGGCAAAACTTTAAAACTTCCCCCACAAAAAGCAGAATCTAACGTTTCTCAGGAAAAAAGAGAATTAGACGAGCTGCAAACTGCACTTGACTGGTTAAAAGAGTTGGGAGTGCGAGAAGACCAAACATCTACAAAGAGTCAAGGTTATTGGAAATTTACCCTGGCGCTAAAACATCAGACAGCGACGATAAAAGAGAATCTGGAGGTGGTTAAGCAAAAGTGTAAGGAATACCAAAAGGCGAATTTAAAAGGAATATCCCAGGAACAAACAACAGATAATAGCTTCTATTGGCAAGAAATCTGCGGCGCTATGCTGGAAAAGCACAAGCGTCTCACCACAAATGAGTTGCTGTTTGCTGATGATGAGATGAAATTTGAGCTAGAGGCAATTCATGTCCCTTTAGCATTGGTGGAGCGTAACAAACCGAAGAAGTGCAGCGAGGATATTTCCGCAGAACAAGGTTCCCGACTTTACGAACCGAGTTATGAAGAGAAGCAGCGATTTGAACATCAGGCTTTTTTAGAGCAAATTATTCGTGATGGTGTTGGTAAAACTCAAGGACACCGCATCGCTTTAATTGGGGAACCGGGTGCGGGAAAAACTACTCAGTTGCAAACTATAGCTTTTTGGATATTAAACAACAATCTGGGTCTACCAATTTGGATTTCTTTGGCAGACTTGCAAGGAAAGAGTGTAGAAAATTATCTGCTGCAAGATTGGCTGAAGAATGCTTTAGAAGTGGTGCGTGTAAAAGAAGAACAGGAAAACGCTTTTGCAGATTTATTAAAGAATAATTCTGTGTTGTTGTTGTTGGATGCAGCAGATGAAATGTCTTCACTTCAACCATTAACTGAGATTTCCCAGCAGTTAACAGGATGGGTGAAAAATGCGCGGGTTGTGCTGACTTGTCGGGTGAATGTTTGGGAAGCAAACGCGGGCGCTTTAGAAAATTTTGAGACGTATCGGTTACTCAATTTTGAATATCCGCAACAAGTGCAAGAGTTTATTGAGCGTTGGTTTCAACCTCGGAACCTCACCCCCCAGCCCCCTCTCCTTATTAAGGAGAGGGGGAGTAACAAAGGGGAAAAATTATGGCAGGAATTAGATAAAGCTGAACGTCAGCGTATCCAAGATTTAGTTAAAAATCCTTTGCGGTTAGCGCTGTTGTGTAGCACTTGGCAAGGTTCCGATAAAGGTTTACCGGAAACTAAAGCCGGACTTTATCAGCAGTTTGTGGAAGAGGTTTACAAGTGGAAAGAAAACCGCTTCCCTACCACCGAACAGCAGCAAGAGGAATTAAACGCAGCGTTGGGACGTTTGGCAAAACGGGCAATTGATCGAGAAACGTCACGGTTTCGGCTAGAACATAAGTTTGTGCGTGAGGAATTAGGCGATCCAAAACAACAAAATTCTTTATTTTGGTTAGCGTTAAAGTTGGGATGGCTAAATGAAGTTGGACTAGCTGCGGAATCACCAAAAGAGAAAGTTTACGCTTTTTATCACACCACATTTGAGGAATATTTTGCAGCGTTGGCGGTTGATGATTGGCACGAGTTTCTGAATCATGTTCCCGACAACCCTGCGCTAGGCGTTTATCGTATTTTTGCCCCGCAGTGGAAAGAGGTGATTTTGCTGTGGTTGGGACGTGAGGATGTGGGAAAGCAGAAAAAGGAAGAGTTTATTCAGGCGTTGGTGGAATTTGATGATCGTTTCTGCAAACTTTATTGGTTTCAAGCCTACTTTTTGGCAGCAAATGGTATTGCAGAATTTAGGAATTGTAGTCGTGCTGATGAAATAGTAGCACAGATAGTTCAATGGGCTTTTGGTTGCTTTGATAGTACTAAACAAGGGTGGCAGTCTTTCTTTCCACTTGAGAAAAAAGCTCGAACAATAATTCGAGATACTGATCGCAGTAAAGTTGTGATTGAACTCGTTAAATTGTTGCACTTATGTCAAGATAAAGAAATCCGCAGACAAGTTGCTAATAAAAATCGTAATAAATTTGATGAAATAATTCTTGGTCGAATTGCATTAACTTTATTAGATTTTTCTCCTGAGAACTTTGAAGCTTGTAAAGTCCTGAAGGAATTAATTAATAATAGCGATAATTACTTTGTTCCACCTTTTTGGTTGAATAAGCTTCACTTTAAGGGACAAGTTGAAGCTATAAGACAGCATGTGTTTTGGGATTCACGACCTATTGAAATATCGTCTGAGGCATTCAAAGAACAAAATCATAGTAGTAGAGAAGAAGAAATAATAGATTTGATTTACTCCCTAAAGAATATTGAGGATAGTAATCCACAAAAGGTTGAGACGATGTTGAGATTAGAGAAAATAATTACTGGGAATCCAGAGGCTATTTCTCCTATTATTGAAGTTATTAAGCGATCGCTGCTTTCTAACGAAGATTTTGATCGCTACCTTTTGTATCAGGCTCTTGAATATGTAAAAAGAATTGGAAGTGGTAATCCAGAGTTAATAAGTATTTTGATTTTAATAATTAATAAGCATGGATATTATGAAGATTATGCAATTAAAGAACATGCTATTTGGGCTTTAACAGCTATTGGTATTGGTAATGAAAATGTCTTTAACTTTATTATTAATTTAATAGACAATGATGGCTTAGTTGGATTTGTTAGTCCTGTTGCATGTTTAGGAATAATCCTTAGAGATAATTTATTTTCTTTAGCAGTTGCCAAGTTAAGTTGCTACTTACAAGATTCAGTTTGTCAAAATAATCGTGCTTTCTACTTTGATTGCTATTGGACACTCTACCATTGCGCCGAAAATATGGCCTATCCGGCTTTTTATCAAGCTTGGCATCAACAAGAGAAAGTGAAAGATGGAGAGTAA
- a CDS encoding type II toxin-antitoxin system RelE/ParE family toxin, producing the protein MYEVILHPDVQEVYVNADKAFAKKIARCLQQLEQTPRSHPNIKALKDRSSQ; encoded by the coding sequence ATGTATGAAGTTATTCTTCATCCCGATGTCCAAGAAGTTTATGTCAATGCTGACAAAGCTTTTGCTAAGAAAATTGCCCGATGTTTGCAGCAGCTAGAACAAACTCCTCGATCGCACCCCAACATTAAAGCCCTGAAGGATCGCTCATCGCAGTGA
- a CDS encoding S-(hydroxymethyl)glutathione dehydrogenase/class III alcohol dehydrogenase: MQVKAAVAYSAGKLLTIETVQLSGPQAGEVLVEVKASGVCHTDAFTLSGDDPEGLFPAILGHEGAGVVVEVGAGVTSLKPGDHVIPLYTPECRQCEYCLSFKTNLCQAIRLTQGRGVMPDGTSRFSLDGQMIHHYMGTSTFANYTVLPEIALAKIREDAPFDKVCYIGCGVTTGIGAVINTAKVEPGANVVVFGLGGIGLNVIQGARMVGANMIVGVDINPNKRALAEKFGMTHFVNPQEIEGDLVPYLVDLTKGGADYSFECIGNVKLMRQALECCHKGWGVSVIIGVAGAGQEISTRPFQLVTGRVWKGSAFGGARGRTDVPKIVDWYMEGKINIDDLITHVMPIEQINDAFELMHKGESIRSVVTF; encoded by the coding sequence TTGCAAGTTAAAGCAGCAGTAGCTTACAGCGCAGGTAAGCTGTTGACGATTGAAACCGTTCAACTATCGGGGCCACAAGCCGGCGAAGTGTTAGTTGAAGTGAAAGCAAGCGGGGTTTGTCATACCGACGCTTTTACCTTATCTGGTGATGATCCCGAAGGTTTATTTCCGGCTATTTTGGGACATGAAGGTGCTGGTGTGGTAGTAGAGGTAGGTGCTGGTGTCACCAGTCTCAAACCAGGGGATCATGTGATTCCCCTCTACACTCCCGAATGTCGTCAGTGCGAATATTGTCTAAGTTTCAAAACTAATCTCTGTCAAGCCATTCGCCTAACTCAAGGACGCGGTGTGATGCCCGATGGCACTAGCCGTTTTAGTCTCGATGGACAAATGATTCATCATTATATGGGTACATCCACTTTTGCTAACTATACGGTTCTGCCGGAAATCGCTTTGGCAAAAATTCGCGAAGATGCCCCATTTGATAAGGTTTGTTACATTGGCTGCGGTGTGACTACTGGTATTGGTGCAGTCATCAATACTGCCAAGGTGGAACCTGGGGCAAATGTCGTGGTTTTTGGTTTGGGTGGTATTGGCTTAAATGTCATCCAAGGGGCGCGGATGGTAGGGGCAAATATGATTGTCGGGGTAGATATTAATCCCAACAAACGCGCCTTGGCAGAAAAATTTGGCATGACGCACTTTGTTAATCCTCAAGAAATAGAGGGTGATTTAGTTCCCTATTTGGTTGATTTAACAAAAGGCGGTGCTGATTACAGCTTTGAATGTATTGGTAATGTAAAATTGATGCGTCAAGCATTAGAATGCTGTCACAAAGGTTGGGGTGTCAGCGTGATTATTGGTGTTGCTGGTGCTGGACAAGAAATCAGTACTCGTCCGTTTCAACTAGTAACTGGTCGCGTTTGGAAAGGTTCAGCTTTCGGTGGTGCTAGAGGACGTACAGATGTGCCAAAAATTGTTGATTGGTATATGGAAGGTAAGATAAATATTGATGATTTAATTACCCATGTAATGCCCATTGAGCAAATTAATGATGCTTTTGAATTGATGCACAAGGGTGAATCAATTCGTAGTGTAGTGACTTTTTAA
- a CDS encoding serine/threonine-protein kinase, with protein MQLYCSKQHTNNGSNRFCTHCGEPLPLAVGQVVDNRYQIIRQLGQGGFGRTYLAEDRKKSHQTCVLKEFAPQVQEHQDLQKAKELFEREANVLKKLQHPQIPRFHASLQVQIGAKDFFFLVQDYVDGDNYYQLLEQRESQGKTFSEAEVITLLQQILPVLSYIHSQDVVHRDISPDNLICRRSDNLPVLIDFGGVKQLPASQGFWRTKLVGNNTLLGKKGYAPEEQLRQGQAFFSSDLYSLAVTALVLFTGKEPQKLYDSYQGIWRWGKEIQVSSHLEAVLKKMLAYKPSDRYQRAEQILKDLPSSTATKSSGNYITSKIKTMVVAPGRQRASAIVSRFQSKTQAIAKPMSWPVWIRPFAISLGGTALVGLTLAAGNAAIRAVTSITIPSISLPSLPQIPQFPSSKPVSDKGKNSNLQEIISRRQQLEIPEGFFIRFVDDLFYTKKPELKGRSLTSKPEDAGLRDEWSGVADDLLNKIEQADISTASRRKLGKYTAQDYETWRRQARSGQFGNYTIDQLTKDTNEKFDRLFPGQQRGKLNQQTFGQIWYAIAADRVSKVQSGK; from the coding sequence ATGCAGCTCTATTGCAGTAAACAACATACAAATAATGGTAGTAACCGCTTTTGTACCCATTGTGGTGAACCATTACCTCTGGCTGTGGGACAGGTTGTAGATAATCGCTATCAAATTATCCGTCAACTAGGACAAGGTGGCTTTGGACGTACCTATTTGGCGGAGGATAGAAAGAAATCCCATCAAACCTGTGTGCTGAAGGAATTTGCACCCCAAGTACAAGAACATCAAGATTTACAAAAAGCTAAAGAGTTATTTGAACGAGAAGCAAATGTTCTGAAAAAACTCCAGCATCCACAGATTCCGCGTTTTCACGCCTCGCTACAAGTGCAAATAGGCGCTAAAGATTTTTTCTTTCTCGTGCAAGATTATGTGGATGGGGATAATTACTACCAGTTATTAGAACAGCGTGAAAGTCAAGGCAAAACCTTTAGTGAAGCGGAAGTAATCACTCTCCTGCAACAAATTTTACCAGTCTTATCCTACATCCACTCGCAAGATGTCGTTCATCGTGATATTTCTCCTGATAACTTGATTTGCCGACGTTCTGATAATTTGCCAGTGCTGATTGATTTTGGCGGTGTCAAGCAATTGCCGGCTTCTCAAGGTTTTTGGCGCACCAAGTTGGTTGGAAATAACACTCTGCTGGGTAAAAAAGGCTACGCTCCAGAAGAACAACTACGGCAAGGACAAGCTTTTTTTAGTAGCGATTTATATTCTTTAGCTGTGACTGCATTAGTGTTGTTCACAGGTAAAGAACCACAAAAATTATACGACAGCTATCAGGGAATTTGGAGATGGGGAAAGGAAATCCAAGTTAGCTCGCACTTAGAAGCGGTGTTGAAAAAGATGCTAGCTTATAAACCGAGCGATCGCTATCAACGAGCCGAGCAAATCCTCAAAGATTTACCATCGTCAACTGCGACTAAATCCTCAGGTAATTATATTACTAGCAAGATTAAGACAATGGTAGTTGCTCCGGGAAGACAACGCGCTAGTGCGATTGTGAGTAGATTTCAGAGCAAAACGCAAGCAATTGCTAAACCGATGTCTTGGCCTGTTTGGATTCGACCTTTTGCGATCAGTTTAGGGGGGACGGCTTTAGTGGGATTAACTTTAGCGGCGGGAAATGCAGCCATTCGGGCTGTAACTTCAATCACCATCCCATCAATTTCATTACCTTCATTACCGCAAATTCCCCAATTTCCAAGTAGTAAGCCAGTCAGCGACAAAGGAAAAAATAGCAACCTCCAAGAAATTATCAGTCGTCGTCAACAGCTAGAAATTCCTGAAGGATTTTTTATTCGCTTTGTAGATGATTTATTTTATACAAAAAAACCTGAATTAAAGGGACGCAGCCTGACATCTAAACCTGAAGATGCTGGTTTACGAGACGAATGGTCTGGTGTCGCTGACGATTTATTGAATAAAATAGAACAGGCTGATATCAGTACAGCATCTCGGCGAAAACTGGGTAAATATACTGCACAAGATTACGAAACATGGAGACGACAAGCGCGATCGGGGCAGTTTGGAAATTATACAATCGATCAGCTGACCAAAGATACAAATGAAAAATTTGATCGGTTGTTTCCTGGTCAGCAGCGTGGGAAACTGAATCAACAGACTTTTGGTCAAATTTGGTATGCGATCGCAGCCGATCGAGTCAGTAAAGTACAATCTGGCAAGTAA